A genomic region of Sulfobacillus acidophilus DSM 10332 contains the following coding sequences:
- a CDS encoding hypothetical protein (KEGG: tmr:Tmar_1565 hypothetical protein~SPTR: Putative uncharacterized protein): protein MLIENLIRVGRPLISENNDLTRLIQQLTDIDGRARDFYQQVIIVELGEGQVKVHSHQQWGLMDTGGKKFIPDDRTAIAPVAIPSTGNPINPQGRYGFPAYPFFKKDQINSAFQVEKFLRGRLVKTRDASSKFDEYLAQIAQGIVDQIDFLDDGKGLILLCHPESKVYYRALKEEPLPQQHRQITASIINPTWEIRADLTQIVEGIWWAKLEEGSHQGRRSQGQCSICKKTSEVVSIYAKAWSWFSVTWTAPLPQDLDSHHLDEGVALCGACYGALTMGAKWFERISQPLPPRIMQEAFAASHQHRSLTQIPAIRGTVLVTPLLDDGLSQQDWQRYIRGIQKMESTVETSGAVRHLDQVLGIPLMLPEELDQDTYRLATIYYSVSNADVQLWSYVDDIMPSDIDRLSGLVGDLNYEAANLELRPTSLPALLGRMYGSGALWAALSTVLHHRPLSRERVVERVSQNLTDYGRTIGLDPRQWTLFQVLAKQYALFHQFWYQYMSTIESFERGQVMKPWQTLLTMWGKDVNNWQIDNLEDLGFMMGLTVHQFAQHYYNKTHKDYLQSRVMTFGSNLTPDVIGHRALGRIEELALKLQMPLNQRFVQKVALCLSEFLRQSEDIQRHKDRFMSSFWAGYGLYRLPLGGEIDNEEVFKEA, encoded by the coding sequence ATGTTGATCGAGAATTTAATTCGTGTAGGCCGACCTCTAATAAGCGAAAACAACGATCTGACGCGTCTAATTCAGCAACTGACGGACATTGACGGACGTGCTCGTGACTTTTACCAACAAGTCATCATTGTGGAGCTGGGGGAGGGACAGGTCAAAGTTCATTCTCACCAGCAATGGGGTCTGATGGACACCGGTGGGAAAAAATTTATACCGGACGATCGGACAGCAATCGCACCCGTTGCGATTCCGTCGACAGGCAACCCGATTAATCCTCAGGGGCGTTATGGATTTCCGGCATACCCTTTTTTTAAGAAGGATCAAATCAATTCCGCATTTCAGGTTGAGAAGTTCCTACGGGGCCGATTAGTTAAAACTCGGGATGCCTCTTCTAAGTTTGATGAGTATCTTGCCCAAATTGCTCAAGGTATAGTGGATCAAATCGATTTCCTTGATGACGGTAAAGGCTTAATTCTGCTGTGTCATCCGGAATCTAAGGTTTATTATCGTGCGCTCAAGGAAGAACCATTGCCTCAGCAACACCGTCAAATTACAGCGAGCATAATTAATCCGACATGGGAAATTCGAGCCGACTTAACCCAGATTGTAGAGGGAATTTGGTGGGCCAAACTGGAAGAGGGTTCCCATCAAGGACGTCGCAGTCAAGGTCAATGTTCTATCTGCAAAAAAACTTCAGAAGTGGTGTCGATTTATGCGAAAGCATGGTCATGGTTTAGTGTCACGTGGACTGCTCCGTTACCACAGGATTTAGATTCACACCACTTAGACGAAGGAGTTGCTCTTTGTGGGGCTTGTTATGGAGCCCTAACGATGGGAGCCAAGTGGTTTGAACGAATTTCTCAACCGTTGCCGCCACGTATTATGCAGGAGGCATTTGCCGCAAGTCATCAGCATCGGAGCCTTACCCAAATTCCTGCGATACGGGGAACCGTTTTAGTGACTCCCTTGTTAGATGACGGGCTTAGTCAACAAGATTGGCAGCGTTATATTCGAGGCATTCAAAAAATGGAGAGTACAGTCGAAACATCAGGGGCAGTTAGACATCTCGATCAAGTGCTAGGCATCCCTTTGATGTTACCGGAGGAGTTAGATCAAGATACCTATCGATTAGCGACTATCTACTATTCGGTTAGCAACGCGGATGTTCAATTGTGGTCTTATGTAGACGACATTATGCCATCCGATATAGACCGGTTATCCGGATTAGTCGGTGATTTAAATTATGAGGCCGCAAACCTGGAACTACGTCCAACGTCTTTACCGGCTTTGTTGGGGCGCATGTACGGTAGTGGGGCTCTATGGGCTGCACTTAGCACCGTTCTTCATCATCGCCCGTTATCTCGGGAACGAGTAGTTGAGCGTGTCTCCCAAAATTTAACGGACTACGGGCGAACAATAGGCCTTGATCCCCGTCAATGGACGCTCTTTCAGGTCTTAGCGAAGCAATATGCGTTGTTTCATCAGTTTTGGTACCAATATATGTCAACCATAGAGTCTTTTGAGAGGGGGCAGGTTATGAAACCATGGCAGACGTTATTGACCATGTGGGGTAAAGACGTTAACAATTGGCAAATAGATAATTTGGAAGATCTAGGGTTCATGATGGGATTGACGGTTCACCAATTTGCCCAACACTACTACAACAAAACGCATAAAGATTATCTGCAAAGTCGGGTGATGACGTTTGGTTCTAACTTGACACCAGATGTGATAGGTCACCGTGCGTTGGGCCGAATCGAAGAACTCGCTTTAAAATTACAGATGCCCTTGAATCAACGTTTTGTGCAAAAAGTAGCTCTGTGTCTTTCGGAGTTTTTGCGGCAATCTGAAGACATTCAACGACATAAAGATCGTTTTATGTCGTCGTTTTGGGCAGGTTATGGATTGTATCGGCTTCCATTAGGCGGAGAAATTGACAACGAAGAAGTATTTAAGGAGGCATAA
- a CDS encoding CRISPR-associated protein, Cas6 family (PFAM: CRISPR associated protein Cas6~TIGRFAM: CRISPR-associated endoribonuclease Cas6~COGs: COG1583 Uncharacterized protein predicted to be involved in DNA repair (RAMP superfamily)~InterPro IPR010156:IPR002743~KEGG: dhd:Dhaf_3942 CRISPR-associated protein Cas6~PFAM: Protein of unknown function DUF57~SPTR: CRISPR-associated protein Cas6;~TIGRFAM: CRISPR-associated protein, Cas6): MRVMITLESVNQGPLIIPARMYADWVQGAVYQAMGEPVARVVHDHGFVIEGRSLRLFTFSQLFGTYQLKSGVFAFNWPIQLVVSSPIRVIIDQFIQALLSRHQWRIGPTPCRLGSITVQEPRVTDNKILVRTLSPITIHSTFEKPDGGVYTQYYHPREVEFGRLIRTNLLRKYQVIYGHPWGGAESDFSIRAQGATKFHLVRYKKTIIKGYAGMFRLEGSKDLLQVGLDAGLGDRNSQGFGLVESISGNEVR, encoded by the coding sequence ATGCGCGTTATGATTACCCTTGAATCTGTTAATCAAGGCCCTTTAATCATTCCGGCTAGAATGTATGCAGATTGGGTTCAGGGCGCCGTGTATCAGGCGATGGGAGAACCTGTCGCTCGGGTAGTTCATGATCACGGTTTTGTTATTGAGGGGAGATCTCTTCGGTTATTTACATTTTCGCAGCTTTTTGGCACCTATCAACTCAAATCCGGCGTCTTTGCATTTAATTGGCCTATTCAGTTAGTGGTGTCGTCCCCGATTCGAGTGATAATTGACCAGTTTATTCAAGCTCTGTTATCCCGTCACCAATGGCGAATTGGTCCCACGCCTTGTCGTCTGGGAAGTATTACAGTACAAGAACCTCGAGTCACGGACAATAAGATACTGGTTCGGACTCTTTCGCCCATCACAATTCATAGTACTTTTGAAAAGCCCGACGGAGGTGTATATACCCAATATTATCATCCTCGGGAAGTAGAGTTTGGTCGTCTTATTCGGACGAACCTTCTTCGTAAATATCAGGTAATTTATGGCCATCCATGGGGTGGCGCGGAATCCGATTTCTCTATTCGGGCTCAAGGAGCCACTAAATTTCATTTGGTTCGTTATAAAAAAACCATTATAAAAGGATATGCCGGAATGTTTCGCTTGGAAGGATCCAAGGATCTTCTCCAAGTTGGGCTGGATGCAGGATTAGGTGATCGAAACTCCCAGGGGTTTGGACTCGTGGAATCAATTTCCGGGAACGAGGTTCGTTAA
- a CDS encoding hypothetical protein (COGs: COG1668 ABC-type Na+ efflux pump permease component~KEGG: tmr:Tmar_1542 hypothetical protein~SPTR: Putative uncharacterized protein): MMEFLLLWRRDVKETLQSRAFIVTTVISAAVVVLAMALLPRLQALGTARSVSTWAVVSPSPTITGVFDEALKRLGNQAGENIRLESSDRAAYVIQVIPGSQGVSDGRFHLLIRGTDPEAAPLAKAAIDQVVMTTRLATLGIPLSRLTDALTPPPITVTTVSHGPQLAKEALTYVLIIFLFVTLVMYGQMLVLNVSAEKASRVSEVLLARVRAEYLLLAKLGGTGVAGLVQVSVVAIVALGMLAGDPTARELVRQMDLKSASIAEWGDLLGAYMIGFLLYGALFAAIGASLSRPEDARGAMGLPAMLLVVGYGLAIAGLKMAHVLWFQVVTLIPPLFPLLMFEQASLGMALWWQWLFGVTISLATGIGLLFWAARIYRTNLISESPFDLLKLLRIR, from the coding sequence ATGATGGAATTTCTTCTGTTATGGCGGCGAGACGTTAAGGAAACATTGCAATCGCGGGCATTTATCGTGACGACGGTGATTTCGGCCGCTGTCGTCGTGTTGGCGATGGCGCTTTTGCCGCGACTACAGGCTCTGGGAACCGCCCGCTCGGTAAGCACCTGGGCGGTTGTTTCCCCCTCGCCTACCATTACGGGGGTATTCGATGAGGCATTAAAACGCCTGGGTAATCAAGCCGGGGAGAATATTCGTCTAGAGTCTTCCGACCGGGCGGCCTACGTCATTCAAGTCATACCGGGATCGCAAGGGGTTTCGGACGGCCGATTTCATCTACTCATTCGGGGTACGGACCCCGAAGCGGCGCCGTTGGCGAAGGCGGCAATTGATCAGGTGGTGATGACCACCCGTCTAGCGACGTTAGGGATTCCGTTATCCCGGTTAACCGACGCCCTCACCCCTCCGCCGATTACGGTCACTACCGTGTCTCACGGACCCCAACTGGCCAAGGAGGCTCTGACCTATGTGCTGATCATTTTTCTCTTTGTCACGCTGGTCATGTACGGGCAAATGTTGGTCTTAAATGTCAGTGCGGAAAAAGCCTCTCGCGTCAGCGAGGTGCTATTGGCCCGAGTACGAGCCGAATATCTTTTGCTGGCCAAATTGGGTGGTACCGGCGTGGCCGGTTTGGTGCAAGTGAGTGTCGTGGCGATAGTGGCCCTCGGGATGTTGGCGGGTGACCCGACCGCCCGTGAATTGGTCCGTCAAATGGATCTAAAATCGGCCTCCATCGCCGAGTGGGGGGATTTACTCGGGGCTTACATGATAGGGTTTCTTCTCTATGGTGCGCTTTTTGCCGCGATTGGGGCGTCATTGTCCCGACCCGAGGATGCGCGAGGGGCCATGGGATTGCCGGCGATGCTCTTAGTGGTCGGCTATGGACTGGCTATTGCCGGGTTGAAAATGGCTCATGTCCTTTGGTTTCAGGTGGTTACGCTTATCCCCCCGCTTTTTCCGCTATTGATGTTCGAACAAGCCAGCTTAGGGATGGCTTTATGGTGGCAATGGCTTTTTGGTGTAACCATCAGTCTAGCGACCGGGATAGGGCTATTATTCTGGGCCGCACGGATTTATCGAACGAATTTAATCAGCGAATCTCCGTTCGACCTATTGAAGCTACTTCGAATACGGTAA